One Triticum dicoccoides isolate Atlit2015 ecotype Zavitan chromosome 3B, WEW_v2.0, whole genome shotgun sequence genomic window, CTCCATCACCGAGGAGCCTCCCCTCTCATCTGGCCAGATTCCAGCGATCTCCGTCGTGCCATAGCCTGTCTTGTGCCGGATTCGGCCGCCGGGGCCACTAGATCCATGGCAAGTGGATCCCGTGCGTGCTAGATTCGGCTGTGGTGCGCCCCTCCACGCCATGCAGTTCTCTTCCCGTGAGGCTCGCCGTTCTTGATCCCGAGCTCCAGGGCTCCTCAATGACGAATCTGAAGCACAACCGTGGCCGCTTGGAGGCACAGAAAAGGAGGGCAACGGCAGCACCGCCGCCGGACGGCCAGAGTCCTGCTCCTCCCCTTGTTCTCGTCCATGTCTGCGTTCAGGCGCGGCTATCAGCGTCAGCCGCTGCGGGCGTCACGTGCAACTCAGCCCAAGGGGTCGAGAAGTACATCCCACGGGACATCGCAGTACTGTGTGGAATCCAAGTACTGGACTGGCTTGGTCTTTCAACGAGCTTCACCGTCGTCCGCCGGCGCGATCCTCTGGTGAGCACTGCCCCtattcccccttttcctttctcccacctctcctaatttttttttgttgcaGGAGCTGCGCTGGCAAGGGCTCACTGTTGCTTCTCATTGCAGCTCATTGTTGTTCTCCACCTGATGTCTAGCAGTGCAGGTTGCTTCTCATTGCAGCTCGGTTGGGTCGCCGGTGCAGTACACAGGCACGTGAGAGGACGACAGGCGTGTAGTTTGGTTTCGGCCGTGCATCGCTCTGGTATGGATACGGGCGTCATGCGTTTTACTCGATTGTGCGCAGAAGGTTCTTGGACTCTGTTGGCGTGTAGTTTGGACAGCGGCTCGTCAGCTTGTCCCGTGTTTTGCAGCTGGTGCCACTGCGTGTGCATTTTAGTAGTTGGCCCCCCGTGTAGTTTAGTTAATGTGTTTGTATCTACAAAGAAGTTTTTTGTTTTTGAGCACGTACAATGTAGTTTGGAGCATGTGAACATCCAGTGCAAAATGGTGCATTTTAtttttgaggagtttatgtataaAAATTACAGGGACTTTATTTGAAAGTGTTCAGAAATTGCAGTTTGGAGTATCTGCACATGCAGTGCGATGCTACTTTTGTGTTTGTGCACTTTTTTTGTATAAAGATTATAGGAGCCCATTTGATTGCAACGAAACATGGTGATGTTCAGACATGAGCATGCAGTTTCAACCATGTGGACATGCAGTGCAAAAATGGTGTTTTTCGTGTTTGATGATTTTATGTATAAAAGTTATATGGACTCGTTTAAGAATTGTTTACCAAAGAAGTTCATTTTGAATTGTGTTGCGGCTCATTTTCCTCGGTCAAGTGGTTTGCTTCTTCGCACGTGTACAGCTCGCCAATGTGGAGACCCAAAAATCCaaacagaaagaagaaaagaaaagaaatgaagTGCAAAAATgtgttaaatgaaaaatggtagagAAAAGACAAAAAAGGTAATGCCGTTCACTTGACCATTTGATGGAGTGCAAAGATGTGTTAAATGAAAAAATGGTAGAGAAACGACAAAAAAAAAAGCAATGCCGTTCACTTGACCATTTGATGTAGTGCGATTTTCTTACTGAAGCAGTGTGGTTTTCTAAATTGAAGTAGTGTGGTCGACTGTCTGATGTTGTTCGTCTTGTAAGTGACCATTTGATGCAGTGCGTTTTTCTAACTGAAGCAGTGTGGTTCGATGTCTGATGTTGTTCATCTTGTAAATGCAAAGAAAAAATGTTACTAAAACGACAAATGAAGTAATGCGGTTTACTTCTCCATGCATTTGGGGTTCACGAATGCCCGATGTGAAGTCCCGTCCACTTCCTCGGATGAGAAAATTTATGTGTAAATAAAAAAAATCAAGCAGTTTGCTTGCTCATCTGATGGGGTGCGGCTTCCTGTctaaagcagtgcgttcttctgtctgATGCACTACACAAGTCGATTTGGGTGTCGTGAAAAACAGAGTTTCCGCATTTTTGTAAAATTGAAACTACTCTTAAATCCTAAGGAATTGCAGAGTgtattctacatgaaaaagttgcgtctcgttgatatctttccaacggcgtataatttgaatcatttcgaccagtcGTTCGTAAAAATTACgcgaaaaaacagccgctgcctctcgacgtcagccgcacgattttcaaaattaactaaaaactgtaaggaatcttaaaaacatttcaacatacgacagttgcgccttgtccatagctttccaacggcgtatcatacgtctcatttcgacaaacggttagaaaactggagcgaaaacattaCCGAAAATTTCAAACtttttgaaaaacagagttccgcgatttagtaaatttgaaactgctcttcaaccgtaacgaattagagaaagatttatatatgaaaaagatgcgcctcgacgatatctatccaacggcgtatcatttgcttcattccgacaagcggtttagaaaaaaacgcaaaaaaacgctcgctgccactcgtcatccgccacaCCATTTTCAAAacggctcttaaaccgtgtggaatctcgaaaactgttccacatgtcgaagttgcgcctaatccatagcttttcaacggtatattatacgcctcgttccgataaacaatcaaaaaattagagcgaaaacagtactagAAAAACACTGCGTGTAGTTTTTtccgacgcgaagttcactagtctatattgcagtgctcgtcgtccagaagatgcagtgcacttgcgttcagcgtgcatatatatatatatatatatatatatatatatatatatatatatatatatatatatatatatatatatatatatatatatatatatatgatactattcagttaggcttcaagtgcgtacttgttagttaaacctatgtacaaattgtgacactaaatatgaaagtgaaacaagtgactgcaacatgccaaagatgttatgaaaatgccaactatgtacacttaaacctgtattccacaatactgcaggtatcccactgagtggcctaaggaagcatttcttccagcgcaatttctgggcgttcaaaaggggcatgtggacgcgtcgcaagatagagtcggagtgcggcatgcacgtgatgtggcacaagaccggcaatatcttgccggtgatggtcattgGCTGGCAGACGGgcggcaaaaaaggttctggtgctgcacaccaacaagaacttcgaccagcagaggaccaactgggtgatgcaccaataccacctcggggacctggagcaatagAAGAAGCACGATCtattcctctgcaagattttctaccagacaaacACTAGGGCTAGAAGTAAaaatattataagttagtttggtattggtagttgta contains:
- the LOC119275042 gene encoding uncharacterized protein LOC119275042 isoform X1; protein product: MTNLKHNRGRLEAQKRRATAAPPPDGQSPAPPLVLVHVCVQARLSASAAAGVTCNSAQGVEKYIPRDIAVLCGIQVLDWLGLSTSFTVVRRRDPLLIVVLHLMSSSAGCFSLQLGWVAGAVHRHVRGRQACSLVSAVHRSGMDTGVMRFTRLCAEGSWTLLACSLDSGSSACPVFCSWCHCVCILVVGPPCSLVNVFVSTKKFFVFEHVQCSLEHVNIQCKMVHFIFEEFMYKNYRDFI
- the LOC119275042 gene encoding uncharacterized protein LOC119275042 isoform X2, with protein sequence MTNLKHNRGRLEAQKRRATAAPPPDGQSPAPPLVLVHVCVQARLSASAAAGVTCNSAQGVEKYIPRDIAVLCGIQVLDWLGLSTSFTVVRRRDPLELRWQGLTVASHCSSLLFST